The Misgurnus anguillicaudatus chromosome 21, ASM2758022v2, whole genome shotgun sequence genome includes a window with the following:
- the LOC129439913 gene encoding cornifelin homolog B produces MATKMIIQQPKPLVVAPGSNQWSSSICECDNVNDCCFACWCLPCFACITARDHGECLCLPLLDSWGLIPPITMAMRVSVRRTYGIEDSICNDCVYAFCCGPCSWCQMRREMKARNHPVTLFNNRAK; encoded by the exons ATGGCCACTAAGATGATTATTCAGCAGCCTAAGCCTTTGGTTGTGGCTCCTGGTTCTAATCAGTGGTCCAGCAGTATCTGTGAATGCGACAACGTCAATGACT GTTGCTTCGCGTGCTGGTGTCTCCCATGTTTCGCATGCATCACAGCTAGAGATCACGGAGAGTGCCTTTGCTTACCTTTGCTGGACAGTTGGGGCCTCATCCCACCCATCACTATGGCGATGAGAGTGTCTGTGCGACGTACCTATGGCATCGAG GACTCTATTTGCAACGACTGCGTGTATGCGTTCTGCTGCGGGCCGTGCTCCTGGTGCCAAATGAGACGGGAGATGAAAGCTCGCAACCATCCAGTCACCCTCTTCAACAACCGGgcaaaataa
- the LOC129439920 gene encoding cornifelin homolog B, whose protein sequence is MASKMIIQQPKPLVVSAASDQWSTSICECDNVNECCFSVWCFPCFACITARDHGECLCLPLLDSCGAIPPITLSMRVSTRRRYGISDTICNDCVYSYFCGPCSWCQIRREMKARLHPITLFNNRAT, encoded by the exons ATGGCATCCAAGATGATAATTCAGCAGCCCAAGCCTCTCGTGGTGTCTGCTGCCTCAGACCAGTGGAGTACCAGCATCTGTGAATGTGACAATGTTAATGAAT GTTGTTTTTCCGTGTGGTGCTTTCCCTGCTTCGCCTGCATTACAGCCAGAGATCATGGAGAATGTCTTTGTCTGCCTCTGCTGGACAGCTGTGGAGCAATCCCCCCAATAACGCTCTCCATGAGGGTGTCCACACGCCGACGCTATGGAATCTCG GACACTATCTGCAATGACTGCGTGTATTCTTACTTCTGTGGCCCTTGCTCATGGTGCCAGATCAGAAGAGAGATGAAGGCGAGACTCCACCCTATCACTCTATTTAACAACAGGGCTACATaa